A genomic segment from Gadus morhua chromosome 4, gadMor3.0, whole genome shotgun sequence encodes:
- the LOC115542110 gene encoding protein ANTAGONIST OF LIKE HETEROCHROMATIN PROTEIN 1-like, whose protein sequence is MSVLLTELEETDRKGFREFLRMSVEDFQLLLGKVEPLIKKTDTKMRKAISARQRLSLTLRFLATGESFRSLSFQYRIGRSTVGLIVMETCQALYNVLKEDHMKTPTTESEWREIASGFEDKCQFPHCLGAIDGKHIYIQPPANSGSSFYNYKGRFSIVLMAVVDANYKFIYASVGTQGRMSDASLFGHSDLRSAMDRDLLHFPRPEPLPNTDLIMPYMFVGDEAFPLRSDLIKPYPHRNLDHGQRIFNDRLCRARRTVENAFGILANRLRVFLTNISIEPDKVTCITLAALALHNFLREKSEAYVPPVFVDREDENHRVIAGTWRRGGDLDSVALSRARNATTTAKDQRDLLKAYFQSSEGSVD, encoded by the exons ATGTCGGTGCTACTTACCGAACTGGAG GAGACTGATAGGAAAGGGTTCCGTGAGTTCCTGAGGATGAGCGTCGAGGACTTTCAACTCCTTCTGGGGAAAGTTGAGCCTCTCATCAAAAAGACGGACACAAAAATGAGAAAGGCCATCAGTGCCCGACAGAGATTGTCCTTAACCCTCAGATTCCTTGCAACTG GTGAGTCTTTCAGGTCACTGAGCTTCCAGTACAGGATTGGCAGGTCTACTGTTGGCTTGATTGTAATGGAGACCTGCCAAGCATTGTACAATGTTTTGAAGGAAGATCACATGAAG ACACCAACAACTGAGTCAGAGTGGCGAGAGATAGCGAGCGGATTCGAAGACAAATGCCAATTTCCTCATTGCTTAGGTGCAATTGATGGGAAACACATCTACATTCAGCCCCCTGCTAATTCAGGAAGTTCGTTTTATAATTACAAAGGCAGGTTCTCAATTGTGCTAATGGCAGTTGTAGATGCCAACTACAAATTCATTTATGCAAGTGTTGGCACTCAGGGCCGAATGTCGGACGCAAGTCTGTTTGGACACTCAGATCTCCGCAGTGCCATGGACAGAGACCTGTTACATTTTCCCCGCCCTGAGCCACTTCCCAATACAGATTTAATCATGCCCTATATGTTTGTTGGTGATGAAGCCTTCCCTCTCCGTTCTGACCTTATCAAGCCCTATCCCCACAGAAACCTTGATCATGGACAGCGAATTTTCAATGATAGATTATGTAGAGCAAGGCGAACTGTGGAAAATGCATTTGGCATATTGGCAAATAGATTACGTGTGTTCCTAACAAATATTTCTATTGAACCAGATAAGGTAACTTGCATCACCCTTGCTGCCCTTGCCCTCCACAATTTCCTGAGGGAAAAATCAGAGGCCTACGTGCCTCCAGTCTTTGTGGACAGAGAGGACGAGAACCACAGAGTCATTGCCGGAACATGGCGAAGAGGTGGAGATCTTGACTCTGTGGCATTGAGTAGGGCGCGGAATGCCACAACCACTGCTAAAGACCAGCGTGACCTGCTGAAGGCATATTTTCAATCCTCTGAAGGATCCGTTGATTGA